In Chloroflexota bacterium, one DNA window encodes the following:
- a CDS encoding SUF system NifU family Fe-S cluster assembly protein encodes MDALYREEILDHYRYPRNKGHLDDADISYHDHNPFCGDEITLELKIEDDKVVQVAFDGRGCAISQAAASMMTEEILGKSLDELREWNKDDILDLLGIEIGPVRMKCALLPLKALKAGVWGIEGWPSDE; translated from the coding sequence ATGGATGCACTATACCGCGAGGAAATACTCGACCATTACCGCTATCCGCGCAACAAGGGTCACCTGGACGACGCAGATATCTCTTACCACGACCACAATCCTTTCTGTGGTGACGAGATCACCCTCGAACTGAAGATCGAGGATGATAAGGTCGTGCAGGTGGCATTCGATGGACGCGGCTGTGCCATCAGTCAGGCTGCAGCGTCCATGATGACCGAGGAAATCCTGGGGAAATCCCTGGATGAACTGCGCGAATGGAACAAGGATGATATCCTGGACCTGCTCGGTATCGAGATTGGCCCGGTGCGCATGAAGTGCGCACTCTTGCCCCTCAAGGCACTCAAAGCCGGAGTCTGGGGCATCGAAGGCTGGCCGAGCGACGAATAA
- the sufB gene encoding Fe-S cluster assembly protein SufB translates to MATAGDREVLADVKQEYQYGFSMPEDYVFKARKGIDHEIIDQMSDLKSEPDWMREFRHRSFDIFLSKPMPNWGADLNEIDFDDIYYYIKPTEKQGKSWDDIPDNIKDTFERLGIPEAERKFLAGVGAQYESEVVYHSLQEQWKQLGVIFLDTDTGLREHEDLFKQYFGSLIPPSDNKFAALNSAVWSGGSFIYVPPGVTVDIPLQAYFRINAQNMGQFERTLIIVDEGANVHYVEGCTAPIYATDSLHSAVVEIFVKKDGRCRYSTIQNWSNNVYNLVTKRAIAEENATMEWIDGNLGSKVTMKYPAVYMMGPGAHGEILSIAFAGKGQYQDAGGKVVHGAPNTSSKIISKSISKDGGRAAYRGLLKVAKGASGSKSTVVCDALLLDGESRSDTYPYIEVDEQDVQVGHEASVSKVNEEQLFYLMSRGLSEEEAATMIVSGFIEPMVKELPMEYAVEMNRLIQLQMEGSIG, encoded by the coding sequence ATGGCAACTGCAGGTGATCGCGAAGTCTTGGCAGACGTCAAGCAGGAATATCAATACGGCTTCAGCATGCCGGAAGACTATGTCTTCAAAGCGCGCAAGGGCATCGACCACGAGATTATCGACCAGATGTCCGATCTGAAGAGCGAACCGGACTGGATGCGCGAGTTCCGGCATCGCTCTTTCGACATTTTTCTGTCAAAGCCAATGCCCAACTGGGGTGCTGACCTCAACGAGATTGACTTCGATGATATCTATTACTACATCAAGCCCACAGAAAAGCAGGGCAAGAGCTGGGACGATATTCCGGACAATATCAAGGATACGTTTGAACGCCTCGGCATTCCCGAGGCTGAACGCAAGTTCCTGGCTGGCGTCGGCGCCCAGTATGAGTCGGAGGTAGTCTACCACTCCCTGCAGGAACAGTGGAAGCAGTTGGGTGTGATCTTCCTGGACACCGACACCGGTCTGCGGGAACACGAGGACCTCTTCAAGCAGTACTTCGGTTCGCTTATTCCCCCGTCCGACAATAAGTTCGCCGCCTTGAACTCGGCGGTGTGGTCTGGTGGTAGTTTCATCTACGTGCCACCTGGTGTGACGGTGGATATTCCCTTGCAGGCCTACTTTCGCATCAACGCCCAGAACATGGGGCAGTTTGAGCGTACCCTGATCATCGTCGACGAGGGGGCCAATGTTCACTACGTAGAGGGCTGTACAGCGCCCATTTATGCGACCGATTCTCTTCATTCCGCTGTCGTCGAGATCTTCGTCAAAAAAGATGGCCGCTGCCGTTACTCGACGATCCAGAACTGGTCCAATAATGTCTACAACCTGGTTACCAAACGAGCGATAGCCGAAGAAAACGCCACCATGGAGTGGATCGACGGCAATCTGGGCTCCAAGGTAACGATGAAATACCCTGCGGTATACATGATGGGCCCCGGGGCTCATGGCGAGATTCTGTCGATTGCCTTTGCCGGAAAGGGGCAATACCAGGATGCGGGTGGCAAGGTAGTGCATGGCGCGCCCAACACCTCTTCGAAGATCATCTCCAAGTCGATCAGCAAGGATGGTGGACGGGCTGCCTACCGTGGTTTGCTCAAGGTTGCCAAGGGTGCATCAGGATCCAAGTCAACCGTCGTATGCGATGCGCTGTTGCTGGACGGCGAGAGCCGGTCCGACACCTATCCCTACATCGAGGTCGATGAACAGGATGTTCAGGTGGGACACGAAGCCAGTGTCAGTAAGGTCAACGAAGAGCAGCTATTCTACCTGATGAGCCGCGGTTTGAGCGAAGAAGAGGCTGCCACCATGATCGTCAGCGGCTTCATCGAGCCCATGGTCAAAGAACTGCCCATGGAATATGCCGTGGAAATGAATCGCCTGATCCAGCTTCAGATGGAAGGCAGTATCGGGTAG
- the sufD gene encoding Fe-S cluster assembly protein SufD encodes MTVIAEERAGSAVGLNQDAVAILSAQRNEPDWFLDLRRRAWRFYEEIPWPTGNEEEWRRTRLTGFNTDEYALADGAGLDRQQTLTDRAGLPEYLRDELDSIDAAGAMVNENGTLRYHQLSESMAAQGVIFTDLGTAMQQHPELIQRYFMTDNVPVDSNKFTALHAALVTGGTLLYVPRNVQIEQPLHSVTSLREGQADFAHTLIIAEQGAQVAFVDDLISQDDGAGFHSGVVEIVAEPGAVVRYMHNQNWNTKTWHFSTQQAQMKRDAQLTWLLSSWGSRLSKINLEMQLLEPGGHGELLGLFFPSGRQHIDHHTMQNHFSERCSSDLLFKGALRDRSRSVYSGAIKVWPHAQKTDAFQKNDNLILDRRARADSIPGLEIEADDVRCTHGATVSKIEPEYLFYLQSRTLSRFQAEQMIVVGFFEEVLNRVPVEGVRRKLEQVIARKIHM; translated from the coding sequence ATGACTGTAATAGCAGAGGAACGGGCGGGGTCCGCTGTGGGCCTTAACCAGGATGCGGTTGCGATCCTGTCCGCCCAGCGAAACGAACCGGACTGGTTCCTGGATCTTCGCCGGCGGGCCTGGCGATTTTACGAGGAGATTCCCTGGCCGACCGGCAACGAGGAAGAGTGGCGCCGAACCAGGCTCACCGGCTTCAACACGGATGAGTATGCCCTGGCGGATGGCGCTGGCCTGGATAGGCAGCAGACCCTGACCGATCGAGCAGGCTTGCCAGAATATCTGCGCGATGAGCTGGATTCCATCGATGCTGCCGGTGCCATGGTCAACGAAAACGGCACCTTGCGCTACCATCAGTTGAGCGAGTCCATGGCTGCCCAGGGGGTTATCTTCACCGATCTGGGCACAGCGATGCAACAGCACCCGGAGCTGATTCAGCGCTATTTTATGACCGATAACGTGCCCGTGGATAGCAATAAATTCACGGCCCTGCATGCTGCGTTGGTGACGGGTGGCACCCTGCTTTACGTGCCGCGCAATGTCCAGATTGAGCAGCCTCTTCACTCGGTGACCTCTCTACGCGAGGGCCAGGCTGACTTTGCCCATACCCTGATCATTGCCGAGCAGGGTGCCCAGGTTGCTTTCGTCGACGACCTGATCAGCCAGGACGACGGCGCAGGCTTTCACAGCGGTGTGGTGGAGATCGTGGCCGAGCCGGGGGCGGTGGTTCGCTACATGCACAATCAGAACTGGAATACCAAAACCTGGCATTTCAGTACGCAGCAGGCTCAGATGAAGCGGGACGCGCAGCTTACCTGGCTTCTGAGTTCGTGGGGCAGCCGCTTGAGCAAGATCAACCTGGAGATGCAGCTGCTGGAGCCGGGTGGTCACGGCGAGTTGCTGGGCCTGTTTTTCCCCAGCGGCCGCCAGCACATTGACCACCACACAATGCAGAATCACTTCTCCGAGCGCTGTAGCAGCGACCTGCTGTTCAAGGGCGCGCTGCGGGACCGCTCCCGTTCCGTTTATTCCGGTGCCATCAAGGTCTGGCCCCATGCCCAAAAGACCGATGCCTTCCAAAAGAACGACAATCTGATATTGGATCGCCGCGCACGGGCTGACAGCATCCCTGGACTGGAGATCGAGGCTGATGATGTGCGCTGTACCCATGGTGCTACCGTCAGCAAGATCGAGCCGGAGTACCTGTTCTATCTGCAATCGCGGACGCTCAGCAGATTCCAGGCGGAGCAGATGATCGTCGTCGGTTTCTTCGAGGAAGTGCTCAATCGGGTGCCCGTGGAAGGTGTCCGCCGGAAGCTGGAACAGGTGATTGCCAGAAAGATCCACATGTAG
- a CDS encoding non-heme iron oxygenase ferredoxin subunit: MTIYVRVAAVGEVPAGGRKRVEVDGIEVAVFNVDNSSYYAVEDICTHDGGPLADGEVISTYEIECPRHGARFDMRSGEALSMPAFEPIETFEVVVRDGEILLAVDW; the protein is encoded by the coding sequence ATGACAATATACGTCCGTGTCGCTGCCGTGGGTGAGGTGCCTGCAGGCGGCAGAAAGAGGGTGGAAGTCGATGGAATCGAGGTTGCGGTCTTCAACGTCGATAATTCATCGTACTACGCTGTTGAGGATATCTGTACCCACGACGGTGGACCGTTGGCCGATGGTGAGGTGATCAGTACCTACGAGATCGAGTGCCCGCGTCACGGTGCCCGTTTTGACATGCGCTCAGGTGAAGCTCTCAGCATGCCGGCTTTCGAGCCCATTGAGACCTTCGAGGTGGTTGTCAGAGATGGGGAGATCCTCCTCGCGGTAGACTGGTAA
- a CDS encoding sulfurtransferase: MKGYVHSEVLVTTGWVAEHLEDPSIRIVESNEDILLYDLGHIPGAVQIDWQKDLNDQLRRDYLNREKFETLMTANGISSDTTVIFYGDKNNWWACYAFWVFQLFSHSNARIMDGGRAKWEAERKPFVKDVPSYPATDYRAPDRADYRIRAFRDQVLSHVEAGLPLVDVRSPGEYSGELLHMANYPQEGSLRGGHIPGARSIPWSRAANPDGTFKSADELRAIYEEEQGLSPDDNVVAYCRIGERSSHTWFVLNYLLGYPNVRNYDGSWTEWGNLVGVPVEK; this comes from the coding sequence ATGAAAGGTTATGTGCATTCTGAGGTATTGGTAACTACGGGTTGGGTAGCTGAGCATCTGGAAGATCCCTCGATTCGAATAGTTGAGTCCAACGAAGATATTCTATTATACGACCTGGGACATATCCCGGGCGCGGTCCAAATCGACTGGCAGAAAGATCTAAACGACCAGTTGCGCCGTGACTATCTGAACCGGGAAAAGTTCGAGACCCTGATGACAGCCAACGGCATCAGCAGTGACACGACAGTGATCTTCTATGGTGACAAAAACAACTGGTGGGCCTGCTATGCCTTTTGGGTCTTTCAGCTTTTCAGCCATAGCAACGCCAGGATCATGGATGGTGGGCGCGCCAAATGGGAGGCTGAGCGGAAGCCGTTTGTCAAGGATGTGCCCTCCTACCCAGCAACCGACTACCGGGCACCAGACCGGGCTGATTACAGGATACGTGCCTTTCGCGATCAAGTACTGAGCCATGTCGAGGCCGGCCTTCCCCTGGTTGATGTGCGCTCTCCGGGCGAATACAGCGGTGAGTTGCTCCATATGGCCAACTATCCGCAAGAGGGATCTTTGCGTGGCGGACACATCCCCGGAGCCAGGAGCATTCCATGGAGCCGGGCTGCCAATCCGGATGGTACCTTCAAATCGGCCGACGAGTTGCGGGCCATCTACGAGGAGGAGCAAGGGCTCAGTCCTGACGACAATGTTGTTGCCTATTGCCGCATCGGGGAGCGCTCCAGCCACACTTGGTTTGTGCTCAATTACCTGTTGGGCTACCCCAATGTTCGTAACTACGATGGTAGCTGGACAGAATGGGGCAACCTGGTAGGCGTACCGGTCGAAAAATAG
- a CDS encoding cysteine desulfurase → MVVAIPQDSIIEEIRADFPILQRQVHGHPLAYLDNAATSQKPLAVIQAMDGYYRLTNANVHRGVHTLSEEATALYEGARKRIARFVNASSSKEIIFTRNATEAINLVAYSWGMGTLKPGDEVLVTEMEHHSNIVPWQIICERTGATLRYVPIDLAGHLRLDLLDELLTERTKMFAFVAMSNVLGTINPVKQMVAAAGAVGALTLVDGAQSVPHMSVDVQAQGADFQVFSGHKMLGPTGSGVLHGRQELLEAMPPFMGGGDMIREVRMDGSQWNSLPWKFEAGTPAIAEGIGLGAAVDYLSSLGMDWVQQHERTLVAYAMERLAEVEGLRILGPAAEERGGVVAFTLEGIHPHDIAAILDHEGIAVRAGHHCAQPIHDCYGIIASARASFYVYNTPEEVDRLVLALEKVQELFSF, encoded by the coding sequence ATGGTAGTCGCTATCCCACAAGACAGCATAATCGAAGAGATTCGAGCCGATTTCCCCATTCTCCAGCGGCAGGTTCATGGCCACCCGCTAGCCTACCTGGATAATGCGGCCACTTCACAGAAGCCGCTGGCGGTCATCCAGGCAATGGATGGTTATTACCGTCTGACCAATGCCAACGTGCACCGGGGGGTACACACGTTGAGCGAAGAGGCGACGGCGCTCTACGAAGGCGCTCGCAAGCGCATTGCTCGCTTCGTCAATGCTTCAAGCAGCAAGGAGATCATTTTTACCCGCAACGCCACTGAGGCGATCAACCTGGTGGCGTACAGTTGGGGAATGGGCACCCTGAAGCCTGGCGATGAGGTATTGGTCACGGAGATGGAGCATCACTCCAACATCGTTCCCTGGCAGATCATCTGTGAGCGAACGGGCGCCACCCTGCGTTACGTGCCTATCGACCTTGCAGGCCACCTTCGCCTCGACCTGCTGGACGAGCTGCTTACGGAGCGCACAAAAATGTTTGCTTTCGTGGCGATGTCTAACGTGCTGGGCACTATCAATCCGGTGAAGCAGATGGTGGCAGCAGCCGGGGCAGTGGGTGCATTGACTCTGGTGGATGGCGCGCAGAGTGTTCCCCACATGTCTGTGGATGTGCAGGCCCAGGGGGCCGACTTCCAGGTTTTCTCAGGGCATAAGATGCTGGGACCCACAGGCAGTGGCGTTCTCCATGGTCGACAGGAATTGCTGGAGGCGATGCCACCCTTTATGGGCGGCGGCGACATGATCCGCGAGGTGCGGATGGATGGCTCCCAGTGGAACTCGTTGCCCTGGAAGTTCGAGGCAGGTACGCCGGCGATTGCCGAGGGCATTGGTTTGGGCGCTGCTGTGGATTACTTGTCCAGCCTGGGCATGGACTGGGTTCAACAGCACGAGCGCACGCTGGTAGCCTACGCTATGGAACGACTGGCGGAGGTTGAGGGGTTGCGTATCCTTGGTCCTGCTGCGGAAGAACGGGGTGGCGTGGTTGCCTTCACCCTGGAAGGGATTCACCCCCACGATATTGCTGCCATCCTGGATCACGAGGGCATTGCTGTTCGAGCAGGGCATCACTGTGCGCAGCCGATTCACGATTGTTACGGCATCATCGCGAGCGCTCGCGCTAGTTTTTACGTCTATAATACTCCTGAAGAGGTGGATCGTCTGGTCCTTGCCCTCGAAAAGGTTCAGGAGTTGTTTAGTTTCTAA
- a CDS encoding metal-sulfur cluster assembly factor, whose protein sequence is MAVNPEDIREKIREGVIDPEIGLNIVDIGLIYDVEVEENIAEIDMTLTSPGCPLGPQIIREVKVAVTSNFPELEAVNVNIVWQPFWSPEMMSDWAKDELGIF, encoded by the coding sequence ATGGCAGTTAACCCTGAAGATATTCGTGAGAAAATCCGAGAGGGCGTGATCGATCCGGAGATCGGTCTCAATATCGTCGATATCGGTTTGATCTATGACGTTGAAGTCGAGGAAAATATCGCCGAGATCGACATGACTCTGACCAGCCCTGGGTGTCCCTTGGGCCCCCAGATAATCCGCGAGGTCAAGGTGGCTGTGACGAGCAATTTTCCTGAGTTGGAGGCAGTCAACGTCAACATCGTGTGGCAGCCATTTTGGTCGCCCGAGATGATGAGTGATTGGGCCAAGGATGAGTTG
- a CDS encoding MarR family transcriptional regulator has protein sequence MLTISSSKSASPSGQILEHLLRHGPASIKDIEGALGVTATAVRQQLSNLAAEGLVTMSKERRGVGRPRNVYTPTPRAHNLFACHSDEFTLLLISELVATDGDEKLRYLLDRMGEKMAHQYGDQLKGRVIGDRVRELSTLLDQRGVMSGVEMGANGDVIILHEYNCPYHELAATHRDVCEMERSVFEKVLGTEVTLSNCIHDGSHSCQFVISESSLVETGDTTLTDRNLNGESRDLPSQ, from the coding sequence ATGTTAACTATCAGTAGTTCGAAAAGTGCTTCGCCGTCAGGCCAGATTTTGGAACATCTTTTGCGGCATGGCCCTGCCAGCATTAAAGACATAGAAGGGGCCCTGGGCGTCACGGCGACCGCGGTTCGGCAGCAGCTGTCCAATCTTGCGGCCGAAGGGCTGGTGACTATGTCCAAGGAACGTCGAGGGGTAGGCCGGCCCCGTAACGTCTATACCCCTACCCCGCGCGCCCACAATCTGTTTGCCTGCCATTCCGATGAGTTTACCCTGTTGCTGATCTCGGAGCTGGTGGCAACAGATGGTGACGAAAAGCTGCGCTATCTGTTGGATCGTATGGGCGAAAAGATGGCCCATCAGTACGGTGACCAGTTGAAAGGCCGGGTCATTGGTGACCGGGTGCGGGAGCTCTCGACCTTGCTCGACCAACGGGGTGTCATGTCGGGCGTTGAAATGGGAGCCAACGGTGATGTCATTATCCTGCACGAATACAACTGTCCCTATCACGAACTGGCAGCGACCCACCGCGATGTTTGCGAAATGGAGCGCAGCGTGTTCGAGAAGGTGCTGGGCACCGAAGTAACTCTTAGCAACTGCATCCACGATGGTTCTCACAGTTGCCAGTTTGTCATCAGCGAAAGCTCGCTGGTGGAAACAGGGGACACAACATTGACAGATCGTAACCTCAACGGCGAGTCGCGAGACCTGCCGTCACAATAA
- the sufC gene encoding Fe-S cluster assembly ATPase SufC has translation MTSELEIKDLHVNVADGKLEVLKGVNLTIRQGEVHAVMGPNGSGKSTLAYAIMGHPHYLVTSGDILLDGKSILELSPDERVRQGLFLAFQYPVAVPGVSMANFLRTAVSNVRGYTDESADKEKPGVIGSNLMPMREFRRELLDKMDEFHVDRSFARRYLNEGFSGGEKKRVEILQMAMLQPKIAIMDETDSGLDIDALRVVSDGVNKLAGPDLGILLITHYQRILNHVQPDYVHVFYNGRIVKSGGPELALVLEEKGYNWVREEFGGAEPVPAQTAV, from the coding sequence ATGACAAGCGAACTGGAAATCAAGGATCTGCATGTCAACGTCGCCGACGGCAAGTTGGAAGTCCTGAAGGGTGTCAACCTGACTATCCGGCAGGGTGAGGTTCACGCTGTTATGGGTCCAAACGGCTCAGGCAAGAGTACCCTGGCCTATGCCATCATGGGCCATCCTCACTACCTGGTCACCTCGGGTGATATACTATTGGACGGCAAGAGCATCCTGGAGCTTTCCCCCGACGAGCGGGTTCGCCAGGGCCTCTTTCTGGCCTTCCAGTATCCGGTGGCCGTGCCAGGCGTGAGTATGGCGAACTTCCTGCGAACGGCCGTCAGCAATGTTCGGGGTTATACCGACGAGTCGGCCGACAAGGAGAAACCTGGGGTCATCGGGTCCAACCTGATGCCGATGCGGGAATTCCGCCGGGAATTGCTGGACAAAATGGACGAATTTCATGTCGATCGTTCTTTTGCCCGCCGTTATCTGAACGAGGGTTTCAGCGGTGGTGAAAAGAAACGGGTCGAGATCTTGCAGATGGCCATGTTGCAGCCCAAGATCGCCATCATGGACGAGACCGACAGTGGTCTGGATATCGATGCTTTGCGTGTGGTCTCTGACGGCGTCAACAAGCTGGCCGGGCCAGACCTGGGGATCTTGTTGATCACCCACTACCAGCGCATCCTTAACCACGTTCAGCCCGATTACGTCCACGTCTTCTACAATGGCCGTATCGTCAAGAGTGGTGGCCCTGAGCTGGCACTTGTGTTGGAAGAGAAGGGCTACAATTGGGTGCGAGAGGAGTTCGGCGGCGCGGAGCCGGTGCCCGCCCAGACAGCTGTTTGA